One Acidiferrobacter thiooxydans DNA window includes the following coding sequences:
- the rplV gene encoding 50S ribosomal protein L22: protein MATKAVLKNVHVSPQKGRLVADLVRGLPVGRALEVLAFSPKKAARIVKKVLESAIANAENNEGADVDELKISEIQINGASSMKRFHARAKGRGARILKRTSHISVTVAASGGN, encoded by the coding sequence ATGGCGACCAAGGCAGTGTTGAAGAACGTGCATGTGTCGCCGCAGAAGGGGCGATTGGTGGCGGACCTCGTGCGTGGCCTGCCGGTGGGGCGGGCGCTCGAGGTGTTAGCGTTCAGTCCAAAGAAGGCGGCGCGCATCGTGAAAAAGGTGCTGGAGTCGGCGATTGCCAATGCCGAGAACAACGAGGGTGCGGACGTCGACGAACTCAAGATCTCGGAGATCCAGATCAACGGGGCCTCGTCCATGAAGCGTTTTCATGCCCGCGCGAAGGGCCGCGGGGCGCGGATATTGAAGCGCACCAGCCACATCAGCGTCACGGTCGCAGCGAGCGGGGGGAATTGA
- the rpsC gene encoding 30S ribosomal protein S3: protein MGQKINPIGMRLGIVKDWTAKWYAHRGAYAANIRADVELRAWLKAKLSHAAVSSIIIQRPAQSVTITIRTARPGIVIGKKGEDIERMRQELAKLAGVPVQLNVEEIRKPELDAALVAENIAQQLEKRIMFRRAMKRSVTNAMRLGALGVKIMCAGRLNGAEIARTEWYREGRVPLHTLRADIDYGVAEAHTTYGVIGIKVWIFKGEIYGQMNAADAETEGKKATA from the coding sequence ATGGGGCAAAAGATCAATCCGATCGGGATGCGGCTTGGGATCGTCAAGGATTGGACGGCGAAGTGGTACGCGCATCGTGGGGCGTACGCCGCCAATATCCGCGCCGACGTGGAGCTGCGCGCGTGGTTGAAGGCCAAGCTTTCGCATGCCGCGGTGAGCTCAATCATCATTCAGCGTCCAGCGCAGAGCGTGACCATCACCATCCGCACGGCGCGGCCGGGGATCGTGATCGGCAAGAAGGGCGAGGATATCGAACGCATGCGCCAGGAGCTCGCGAAGCTGGCGGGCGTGCCCGTGCAGTTGAACGTCGAGGAGATCCGTAAGCCTGAGCTCGACGCCGCGCTGGTCGCGGAAAATATCGCGCAGCAGCTCGAAAAGCGCATCATGTTCCGCCGCGCCATGAAGCGTTCGGTGACCAACGCCATGCGGCTTGGGGCATTGGGCGTGAAGATCATGTGTGCCGGGCGTCTGAACGGTGCCGAGATCGCGCGTACCGAATGGTATCGCGAGGGGCGCGTGCCTCTTCATACGCTGCGTGCGGATATCGATTACGGGGTGGCCGAGGCGCATACGACGTATGGCGTAATCGGCATCAAGGTGTGGATCTTCAAGGGCGAGATCTACGGGCAGATGAACGCCGCGGACGCGGAGACGGAGGGGAAGAAGGCCACGGCCTGA
- the rplP gene encoding 50S ribosomal protein L16: MLQPKRTKFRKQHKGRNRGLASRGNKVSFGEFGLKAMGRGRLTSRQIEAARRALTRSIKRGGRVWIRVFPDKPISKKPLEVRMGKGKGNPEYWVALIQPGKVLYEMEGVSEAVARDAFRLAAAKLPMQTAFVARQVA, translated from the coding sequence ATGCTGCAGCCAAAGAGAACGAAGTTTCGTAAGCAACACAAGGGCCGCAACCGCGGGCTCGCTTCGCGCGGCAACAAGGTGAGTTTCGGCGAGTTTGGACTGAAGGCCATGGGGCGCGGGCGACTGACATCGCGTCAGATCGAGGCCGCGCGGCGGGCGTTGACACGCTCCATCAAACGCGGCGGCCGGGTCTGGATCCGCGTGTTTCCCGACAAGCCGATCTCGAAGAAGCCGCTCGAGGTGCGCATGGGTAAAGGAAAAGGTAACCCGGAGTACTGGGTGGCGCTGATCCAGCCCGGCAAGGTGCTCTATGAGATGGAAGGGGTGAGTGAGGCCGTGGCGCGCGATGCGTTTCGTTTGGCGGCCGCGAAGTTGCCGATGCAGACCGCGTTCGTGGCGCGGCAAGTGGCCTAA
- the rpmC gene encoding 50S ribosomal protein L29, translating to MDLKEMRAASVEEQRKELEALRERQFALRMQSATGQIRNVSEIAKVRRDIARMLTVMQQAGSR from the coding sequence ATGGACCTGAAAGAGATGCGGGCGGCGTCGGTCGAGGAGCAGCGCAAGGAGCTCGAGGCGTTGCGGGAAAGACAGTTTGCGTTGCGTATGCAAAGCGCCACCGGGCAGATTCGTAACGTGAGCGAGATCGCGAAGGTGCGCCGGGATATCGCGCGGATGTTGACGGTTATGCAGCAGGCGGGGAGCCGATAG
- the rpsQ gene encoding 30S ribosomal protein S17, whose amino-acid sequence MTETTVEKPARTATGRVTSSKMDKTITVLIERRTPHPVYGKFVRRSTKLHAHDENNEGQEGDLVLVEQCRPLSKTKTWRLVRVLDRPAVV is encoded by the coding sequence ATGACGGAAACGACAGTGGAGAAGCCCGCGCGTACGGCGACCGGCCGGGTGACGAGCAGCAAGATGGACAAGACGATCACGGTGCTGATCGAGCGGCGGACGCCACACCCGGTATATGGGAAGTTCGTGCGCCGGAGCACCAAGTTGCATGCGCATGATGAGAATAATGAGGGCCAGGAAGGCGATCTGGTCTTGGTGGAGCAGTGCCGTCCGCTTTCGAAGACCAAGACCTGGCGGCTCGTGCGGGTGTTGGACCGTCCGGCTGTTGTATAG
- the rplN gene encoding 50S ribosomal protein L14: protein MIQMQSVLSVADNSGAKKVQCIKVLGGSKRRYAGIGDIIKISIKEAVPRGRVKKGDVYDAVIVRTKVGVRRADGSVVRFDSNAAVLLNPQHQPIGTRIFGPVTRELRNEQFMKIISLAPEVI, encoded by the coding sequence ATGATTCAGATGCAAAGCGTGCTGTCCGTCGCGGACAATAGTGGCGCCAAGAAGGTGCAGTGCATAAAGGTCCTGGGCGGCTCGAAGCGCCGTTATGCGGGCATCGGCGACATCATCAAGATCAGCATAAAGGAAGCGGTCCCGCGCGGGCGCGTGAAGAAGGGCGATGTCTACGACGCCGTGATCGTGCGTACCAAGGTGGGCGTACGGCGGGCCGATGGTTCAGTGGTGCGGTTCGACAGCAATGCGGCGGTGCTTTTGAACCCCCAGCATCAGCCGATCGGCACGCGCATCTTTGGGCCCGTGACTCGCGAGCTGCGCAATGAGCAGTTCATGAAGATCATATCGCTCGCCCCCGAAGTGATATAG